From a region of the Syngnathus typhle isolate RoL2023-S1 ecotype Sweden linkage group LG12, RoL_Styp_1.0, whole genome shotgun sequence genome:
- the c7b gene encoding complement component 7b, with translation MKLDLAAASLSLALLLTFIFPICCQQPINCRWGSFGDWSECDGCTKTKVRTRTVEVYAQFGGVPCSGQIAESHPCVPQKGCPLEMGCESRFRCTSGQCISRSLVCNGDQDCEDGLDERGCYEENSHFVCDLDKTPPNSDLTGRGYDVLTGKLRGGVINTLSFGGQCRKVFSGDHKIYYRLPQNILRYNFEVKVDNEESDESYESSWSYMQDIQVKSLVGHDRRSFHKELTETMNQRLLILKNKVELAQFQNSAPQYLTLAEEFWKALISLPFTYNYAAYRQLLQKYGTHYLAEGSLGGEYQGLLELDRQTFVSSSATHIDYKYCWRKVKRRLFWKKVKIVCEKFSKSISFGEERGVTKMPIKVNTYGGDPSFSDILKVLDLENPERNGEAYDNWASSVKDFPDVIDKKLRPLYELIKEVQCAGLKKLHLKRAIEEYLAEEHPCHCQPCRNNGQAFLSGSECRCICRPGTSGPACEHGAVIGEQTGVIHGGWSCWSAWSSCSGGQRERSRNCNNPSPSRGGQHCSGVTVEQMPCEDADIQYLKMMEPQCFGLSVTPPKTCGPPPNLRNGYIQDTSEFYLAGNTVQYSCIDGYYLSGNSLAECTENQTWKTGAMVCKSSTCHNPNLNNDVTATPVKVDYRIGERISLSCPKGLMLTGDISDIICTPSLQWSPSPSTAHCHEGPTIPTPPEGLKCKPWENVGKTDCVCKMPFQCPTSLELCARVSSSQPRVLGVCQVGALQCLGRTFILVNNSECDWPEGTTSGTKCQPGNCQCQNPSECSEDSHPLCVTSDVGTVAMTMTECQVRSKRCSGEQLTVISIHACP, from the exons ATGAAG TTGGACTTGGCTGCAGCCTCGCTTTCATTGGCTTTACTgcttacatttatttttcctaTTTG CTGTCAGCAGCCCATCAACTGCCGATGGGGATCTTTTGGAGATTGGTCTGAATGTGATGGCTGCACTAAGACAAAG GTGCGCACTCGAACTGTGGAGGTATATGCCCAATTTGGTGGTGTGCCATGCTCTGGACAAATTGCAGAATCCCATCCCTGTGTGCCCCAAAAGGGGTGTCCTCTAGAAATGGGTTGTGAATCAAGATTCCGATGCACATCTG GTCAGTGCATTAGCCGGTCTCTGGTGTGCAATGGAGATCAGGACTGTGAAGATGGTCTGGATGAGAGAGGCTGTTATGAAGAGAACAGCCACTTTGTATGTGATCTTGATAAAACACCGCCCAACTCTGACTTGACTGGCAGAGG GTATGACGTGCTGACAGGGAAGCTGAGGGGAGGCGTGATCAATACGCTGAGTTTTGGAGGGCAGTGCAGAAAGGTGTTCAGCGGTGACCATAAAATTTATTATCGATTACCCCAGAACATCCTCAGGTATAATTTTGAG GTGAAAGTCGACAACGAGGAAAGTGATGAATCTTACGAAAGTTCTTGGTCCTACATGCAAGATATCCAGGTCAAGTCTTTAGTGGGACATGACCGTCGCAGCTTTCACAAAGAGCTTACTGAAACAATG AATCAGAGACTTTTAATTCTAAAGAATAAAGTGGAGTTGGCCCAGTTCCAAAACTCAGCCCCTCAGTATCTAACTCTGGCTGAAGAATTCTGGAAGGCTTTAATCTCGCTTCCATTCACATACAACTATGCCGCCTACCGTCAACTGCTGCAGAAGTACGGCACACATTATCTCGCTGAAGGCTCTCTTGGAGGTGAATACCAAGGCTTGTTGGAGTTAGACCGCCAAACATTTGTCTCGTCCA GTGCAACACATATAGACTACAAGTACTGCTGGAGAAAGGTGAAACGAAGACTGTTctggaaaaaagtcaaaatcGTCTGTGAAAAATTCTCCAAGTCTATATCATTTGGTGAAG AAAGAGGTGTGACCAAGATGCCCATTAAGGTGAACACATATGGAGGCGATCCATCGTTTTCAGACATTTTGAAAGTTCTGGATCTTGAAAATCCAGAAAGAAATGGAGAGGCCTATGATAACTGGGCCTCCTCTGTTAAAGATTTTCCTGACGTAATTGACAAGAAG CTACGCCCTCTGTATGAGCTTATAAAGGAGGTGCAGTGTGCAGGACTAAAAAAGCTTCACCTCAAAAGAGCCATTGAAGAATACTTGGCAGAGGAGCACCCATGTCACTGCCAACCCTGCCGTAACAACGGCCAGGCGTTCCTTTCTGGTTCCGAGTGTCGATGCATCTGTCGCCCTGGAACTTCAGGACCGGCATGTGAACATGGAGCTGTGATTGGGGAACAAACAG GGGTGATCCATGGTGGCTGGAGCTGCTGGTCAGCCTGGAGCTCTTGTTCTGGGGGTCAAAGGGAAAGGTCTCGCAACTGCAACAACCCCAGCCCCAGCAGAGGGGGCCAGCACTGCTCCGGGGTGACTGTAGAGCAAATGCCCTGTGAAGATGCAGATATACAGTATTTAAA GATGATGGAGCCGCAATGTTTCGGCCTGTCTGTGACTCCACCAAAGACCTGTGGACCTCCTCCAAACCTCCGAAATGGTTACATCCAG GACACCAGCGAATTCTATTTGGCTGGGAACACAGTGCAGTACTCTTGCATAGATGGCTATTACCTCAGTGGAAACTCTTTGGCCGAATGTACTGAAAATCAGACCTGGAAGACTGGAGCAATGGTTTGTAAAA GTTCAACATGCCACAATCCCAATCTCAACAATGACGTGACGGCCACGCCTGTTAAAGTGGACTATCGGATTGGAGAGCGGATATCCTTGTCCTGTCCTAAGGGATTGATGCTGACTGGTGACATTTCAGACATCATATGTACTCCCAGTCTGCAATGGTCTCCTTCTCCCTCCACAGCTCACTGTCATGAAG GCCCCACAATTCCGACTCCTCCCGAGGGCCTGAAGTGTAAACCTTGGGAGAATGTCGGAAAAACTGATTGTGTGTGTAAAATGCCATTCCAGTGCCC GACCTCTCTGGAGTTGTGTGCCAGAGTAAGCTCAAGCCAGCCTCGGGTGCTTGGTGTTTGCCAGGTTGGAGCACTGCAATGTTTAGGCCGTACTTTTATCCTGGTCAATAATAGCGAATGTGACTGGCCGGAAGGGACGACCTCTGGAACAAAGTGTCAGC CTGGAAATTGTCAATGCCAGAATCCGTCAGAATGTTCAGAAGACTCACACCCCCTGTGTGTGACATCAGACGTTGGCACTGTTGCCATGACGATGACCGAATGCCAAGTGAGGTCCAAGAGGTGTTCTGGTGAGCAGCTCACTGTGATCAGTATTCACGCGTGTCCCTAA